The Bacteroidota bacterium genome includes a window with the following:
- the rpsL gene encoding 30S ribosomal protein S12 — MPTIQQLVRKGRQKLVVKSKSRALDACPQRRGVCVRVYTTTPKKPNSAMRKVARVRLTNGKEVNSYIPGEGHNLQEHSLVLIRGGRVKDLPGVRYHIIRGALDTSGVEGRNQRRSKYGTKRPKVKK; from the coding sequence ATGCCTACAATACAACAACTGGTTAGAAAAGGGCGCCAGAAATTAGTAGTTAAAAGCAAGTCGCGTGCCCTCGATGCTTGCCCTCAGAGAAGGGGCGTATGCGTAAGGGTGTACACCACAACTCCGAAGAAACCGAATTCAGCAATGAGGAAAGTTGCAAGGGTTCGTCTGACCAATGGTAAAGAAGTGAACTCGTACATTCCCGGTGAAGGTCATAACCTTCAGGAACACTCGCTGGTTCTTATCCGCGGTGGCAGGGTAAAAGACTTACCCGGTGTACGTTATCATATTATTCGTGGTGCGCTTGATACATCCGGTGTAGAAGGTCGTAACCAAAGAAGGTCAAAATACGGAACTAAACGTCCGAAAGTTAAAAAGTAA
- a CDS encoding UvrD-helicase domain-containing protein translates to MKAIFHIMTNDILSELNESQRLAVSCTEGPELVIAGAGSGKTRVLTYRVAHLLNIGADPFNILALTFTNKAAREMKERIIKLVGNSDARNVWMGTFHSIFARILRSEGERMGYPSNFSIYDSEDSKGLIKSILKEQNLDPKVYIPAVVHNRISSSKNSLVSAEDYNNNIEITEQDTAAGRPMLGRLFRMYQERLKKASAMDFDDLLFNTNVLLRDFPDILHKYQQKFKYILVDEYQDTNYAQYLIIKKLSANNENICVVGDDAQSIYGFRGANIQNILNFKSDYPDAQIFKLEQNYRSTKTILSAANSIINKNKNQIHKELWTENDEGNLIKVLKASTDNEEGSMVANSIFETKMTNLLPNDAFAVLYRTNAQSRAVEESLRKLNIPYRIYGGLSFYRRREIKDVLAYFRLVINNKDEEALFRIINYPHRGIGKTTLERLVVVAGEQQKSPWEILENLQFYNLGINSGIQQKIIDFVMMIRSFSAQLSRLNAFDLAKLIANSSGIIKDLKNAETPEDENRIENIEELLNAIKDFTEKESSEALIPIGEDIASAEPLLPEEAAIAAGQNSVRTLDLFMRDVALLTDSDNDDPDDRNRVSLMTIHTAKGLEFPYVYIVGLEENLFPIMQALGNRDELEEERRLFYVAMTRAMTGLTISYAQNRYRWGDLIFCEPSRFLDEIDPAFVDMPRKKQLPTDGMIIGNPALNKDPLAKKFVLGKPDKKFKPLKQATLAETTTSTEPVNTDEIQVGMTVEHQRFGVGKVISVEGNGPNKKSTVFFQGVGQKQLLLQFAKLKIVT, encoded by the coding sequence TTGAAGGCTATATTTCATATCATGACCAACGACATACTTTCAGAACTCAACGAATCTCAACGACTGGCTGTTTCCTGTACCGAAGGGCCCGAACTTGTTATTGCGGGTGCCGGCTCAGGTAAAACCAGAGTGCTTACATACCGTGTGGCTCACTTACTTAACATCGGAGCCGACCCTTTTAATATTCTCGCTCTTACCTTTACTAATAAGGCTGCACGAGAAATGAAAGAACGCATTATCAAACTTGTGGGCAATTCTGACGCCCGTAATGTGTGGATGGGTACCTTCCACTCCATCTTTGCCCGCATCCTCCGCTCTGAAGGTGAACGTATGGGATATCCTTCAAACTTTTCAATTTATGATTCGGAAGATTCTAAAGGCTTGATTAAAAGCATTCTGAAAGAGCAAAACCTTGATCCTAAGGTATATATTCCGGCAGTAGTCCACAATCGTATTTCGTCCTCAAAAAACAGTCTTGTTTCTGCAGAAGACTACAATAATAATATAGAGATTACCGAACAGGATACGGCAGCCGGCCGCCCCATGCTCGGTCGCTTATTCAGAATGTATCAGGAACGGCTTAAAAAAGCCTCTGCCATGGATTTCGATGATTTGCTGTTTAATACAAATGTGCTGCTTCGCGATTTTCCGGATATTCTGCATAAATACCAGCAAAAGTTCAAATATATTCTGGTGGATGAGTATCAAGATACAAATTACGCACAATATCTGATAATCAAGAAATTATCGGCAAATAACGAAAATATTTGCGTGGTTGGCGACGATGCTCAGAGCATTTATGGCTTCCGGGGAGCAAATATTCAGAACATTCTGAATTTTAAATCAGATTACCCTGATGCGCAAATATTTAAACTGGAACAGAACTACCGTTCCACCAAAACCATCCTGAGTGCCGCCAACAGCATTATAAATAAAAATAAGAATCAGATTCACAAAGAATTATGGACTGAGAATGATGAAGGCAATCTGATTAAAGTCCTCAAAGCCTCTACCGACAACGAAGAAGGTTCTATGGTGGCCAACAGCATTTTTGAAACTAAAATGACCAACCTGCTGCCCAACGACGCCTTTGCCGTTTTATACAGAACCAATGCTCAATCAAGAGCTGTCGAGGAATCGCTGCGCAAGCTTAATATTCCATACCGTATTTATGGCGGATTGTCGTTTTACCGTCGTCGCGAGATAAAAGATGTGCTTGCCTATTTCCGTCTGGTAATCAACAATAAGGACGAAGAAGCGCTGTTCCGCATCATCAATTATCCCCACAGGGGAATTGGGAAAACAACACTCGAACGTCTGGTAGTCGTTGCCGGTGAGCAACAAAAAAGTCCGTGGGAAATACTGGAGAATCTGCAATTTTACAATCTCGGCATCAATTCGGGCATTCAGCAGAAAATTATTGATTTTGTAATGATGATCCGAAGTTTCAGTGCACAGCTGAGTCGTCTCAATGCCTTTGACCTTGCCAAACTCATTGCCAATTCAAGCGGTATTATCAAAGACCTTAAAAATGCCGAAACGCCCGAAGATGAAAACCGCATTGAGAATATTGAAGAACTGCTGAATGCAATAAAAGATTTTACTGAAAAAGAATCGTCAGAAGCGCTCATCCCTATTGGGGAAGATATTGCAAGTGCAGAACCCCTTTTACCGGAAGAAGCTGCCATTGCCGCCGGTCAGAACAGCGTTCGCACTCTCGACCTTTTTATGCGCGATGTGGCACTGCTGACCGATTCGGACAACGATGACCCCGACGACCGCAACCGAGTTTCCTTAATGACAATCCATACTGCAAAAGGACTGGAGTTCCCATACGTATATATTGTAGGGCTGGAAGAAAACCTTTTTCCGATTATGCAGGCTTTGGGAAATCGCGATGAACTTGAAGAAGAACGCCGGCTGTTCTATGTTGCCATGACGCGCGCCATGACCGGCCTTACGATTTCTTATGCTCAGAACCGCTATCGCTGGGGCGATCTTATATTCTGCGAACCCAGCCGTTTTCTGGATGAAATAGACCCGGCCTTTGTGGACATGCCCCGCAAAAAACAATTGCCCACAGACGGCATGATAATAGGCAATCCGGCCCTGAATAAGGACCCTCTGGCAAAGAAGTTTGTACTGGGTAAACCCGATAAAAAATTCAAGCCGCTCAAACAGGCAACGCTTGCCGAAACCACGACTTCCACTGAGCCGGTGAATACCGATGAGATACAGGTTGGAATGACTGTGGAACACCAGCGTTTCGGGGTCGGTAAAGTGATATCTGTTGAAGGGAACGGCCCGAATAAAAAGTCAACGGTATTTTTCCAGGGAGTAGGCCAAAAACAGTTATTGTTGCAATTTGCGAAGCTTAAAATCGTTACTTAG
- the rpsJ gene encoding 30S ribosomal protein S10, which translates to MNQRIRIKLKSYDYNLVDKSAEKIVKTVKSTGAIVSGPIPLPTNKKIFTVLRSTFVNKKSREQFQLCTYKRLLDIYSTTSKTIDALMRLELPNGVEVEIKV; encoded by the coding sequence GTGAACCAGAGGATCAGAATTAAATTGAAATCGTACGATTATAATTTGGTTGACAAATCGGCTGAAAAGATTGTAAAAACCGTGAAATCGACGGGCGCTATTGTAAGCGGTCCGATTCCATTGCCGACCAACAAAAAGATTTTTACCGTTCTTCGTTCAACATTCGTGAACAAAAAATCGAGGGAGCAATTCCAGCTCTGCACATACAAAAGGCTGCTGGACATTTACAGCACTACCTCGAAAACGATTGATGCTTTGATGAGGTTGGAACTCCCCAACGGCGTAGAAGTTGAAATCAAAGTATAG
- the rplC gene encoding 50S ribosomal protein L3 — protein sequence MSGLIGKKVGMTSIYDANGKNIPCTVLEAGPCHVTQVLTKEKNGYDAIQLAYDDKKEKHTPKPMQGHFAKAGCTPKRYLAEFSRFEEGQRKQFGQVIGVDVFIEGEFVDVVGFTKGKGFQGVVKRHGFQGVGGKTHGQHNRLRAPGSIGASSHPSRVFKGMRMGGRMGNERRKMINLQVLKIVPEKNLIVVKGSVPGPNGSYILIERWS from the coding sequence ATGTCAGGATTAATAGGAAAAAAAGTAGGCATGACCAGCATTTACGACGCAAATGGGAAGAACATCCCATGCACCGTTCTGGAAGCCGGTCCTTGTCACGTAACCCAGGTTTTAACCAAGGAGAAGAACGGTTACGATGCGATTCAACTCGCGTATGATGACAAGAAGGAGAAACATACACCCAAACCCATGCAGGGACATTTTGCTAAGGCCGGTTGCACACCGAAAAGATACCTTGCCGAATTTTCGAGGTTTGAAGAAGGACAGCGTAAACAATTCGGTCAGGTGATAGGCGTTGATGTCTTCATTGAAGGTGAATTTGTTGATGTTGTTGGCTTTACCAAAGGAAAAGGATTTCAGGGTGTTGTAAAACGTCATGGTTTTCAGGGCGTAGGTGGAAAAACCCACGGTCAGCATAACAGGCTCAGAGCTCCCGGTTCAATTGGTGCTTCATCGCATCCATCGAGAGTATTCAAAGGAATGAGAATGGGTGGCCGTATGGGTAACGAGCGCAGAAAAATGATCAACCTTCAGGTTCTCAAAATCGTTCCCGAAAAGAATTTAATCGTAGTAAAAGGTTCTGTACCAGGTCCTAACGGATCATATATACTTATTGAAAGATGGAGCTAG
- the rpsS gene encoding 30S ribosomal protein S19 has protein sequence MSRSLKKGPYIHYKLEKKVEATNNSKKKASIKTWSRGSMISPDFVGLTFLVHNGNKFIPVYVTENMVGHKLGEFSPTRIFRGHAGNRNK, from the coding sequence ATGAGTCGATCATTAAAAAAAGGCCCGTACATTCATTACAAATTAGAGAAGAAGGTAGAGGCTACTAATAATTCAAAGAAAAAAGCATCCATTAAAACCTGGTCAAGAGGTTCAATGATTTCTCCGGATTTTGTTGGGTTGACCTTTCTGGTTCATAATGGAAATAAATTCATCCCGGTTTATGTAACCGAGAATATGGTTGGCCATAAGTTGGGCGAATTTTCACCGACCCGTATCTTTAGAGGTCATGCCGGTAACAGGAATAAGTAA
- the rplB gene encoding 50S ribosomal protein L2: MALKKLKPTTPGQRFKLISAFDEITTDRPEKSLLAPIKRSGGRNSTGKMTMRYMGGGHKKQYRIVDFKRDKDNIPAVVKSVEYDPNRSARIALLAYADGEKKYILAPNGLKVGQTVMSGLGVAPEIGNTLFLSEIPFGTIVHNIELRPGQGGKMARGAGTFGQLMSRDGKFAVIKLPSGETRLILQTCRATVGLCSNPDHNLEKSGKAGRSRWLGRRPRVRGVAMNPVDHPMGGGEGKASGGHPRSRNGVPSKGFKTRDKKKQSDKYIIVRRNKK; encoded by the coding sequence ATGGCGTTAAAAAAACTTAAACCGACCACACCGGGTCAGCGCTTCAAGCTGATCAGCGCGTTCGATGAAATCACGACCGATAGACCGGAAAAGAGTTTATTGGCTCCGATTAAAAGATCCGGAGGAAGGAACAGTACGGGTAAAATGACAATGCGTTACATGGGTGGCGGTCATAAAAAACAATACCGTATTGTCGATTTCAAAAGAGATAAAGACAATATACCAGCAGTTGTGAAGTCAGTGGAATATGACCCTAACCGCAGCGCACGTATAGCCCTTCTGGCTTACGCTGACGGGGAGAAAAAATATATCCTTGCTCCCAACGGACTCAAAGTAGGTCAAACAGTGATGTCGGGCTTAGGCGTGGCTCCTGAAATTGGTAACACATTGTTTTTGAGCGAAATTCCTTTCGGTACCATCGTTCATAACATTGAACTGAGACCCGGACAGGGTGGCAAAATGGCCCGCGGAGCCGGAACATTTGGTCAACTGATGTCGCGTGATGGTAAATTCGCAGTTATCAAACTGCCTTCAGGTGAAACCCGCTTGATATTGCAGACATGCAGAGCTACTGTTGGACTTTGTTCAAACCCCGACCATAACCTCGAGAAATCAGGTAAAGCAGGACGCAGCCGTTGGCTGGGCCGTCGCCCAAGGGTAAGAGGTGTAGCAATGAATCCTGTAGATCATCCCATGGGTGGTGGTGAAGGAAAAGCTTCTGGCGGACACCCACGCTCACGCAACGGCGTTCCTTCAAAGGGTTTCAAAACCAGAGATAAAAAGAAGCAGAGCGATAAATACATCATTGTAAGAAGAAATAAAAAGTAA
- the rplD gene encoding 50S ribosomal protein L4, translating into MELEVYKIDGSKTSKKVTLDEAIYGIEPNDHAIYLDVKQYLANQRQGTASSKERSMVHGSTRKLKRQKGTGGARSGDIKSPLFPGGGRVFGPQPRDYRFKLNKKVKQLARKSALAYKAKENGILIIEDFNMEAPKTKVFKKILESLKVADKKTLIVVSKIEGNVALSARNLQKNKIVTADSINTYEILGAKSLVITESSLRHIEEMFNSKQND; encoded by the coding sequence ATGGAGCTAGAAGTTTATAAAATCGACGGAAGCAAGACATCCAAAAAGGTGACACTTGACGAGGCCATTTACGGCATTGAACCCAACGATCACGCAATTTATCTGGATGTTAAACAATATTTGGCGAACCAAAGGCAGGGTACCGCAAGCTCAAAAGAGCGTTCAATGGTACACGGCAGCACACGTAAGCTGAAACGCCAGAAAGGAACAGGCGGAGCCCGTTCAGGTGATATCAAATCACCCTTGTTCCCGGGTGGCGGCAGGGTTTTTGGCCCACAGCCCCGCGACTACAGGTTTAAGCTGAATAAAAAAGTAAAACAGCTTGCACGCAAATCAGCGCTGGCATACAAGGCAAAGGAAAACGGCATCCTTATTATAGAGGATTTTAATATGGAAGCGCCGAAAACCAAAGTGTTCAAGAAAATTCTTGAAAGCCTGAAAGTAGCCGACAAAAAGACGTTGATAGTGGTGAGCAAAATAGAAGGTAACGTTGCACTATCAGCACGCAACCTGCAAAAGAACAAGATCGTGACTGCCGACAGCATTAATACTTACGAGATTCTGGGAGCTAAAAGCCTGGTAATTACCGAAAGTTCGTTAAGGCACATCGAAGAGATGTTCAATAGTAAACAAAACGATTAA
- the rplV gene encoding 50S ribosomal protein L22, giving the protein MGERKRISAEKRKEINKTTYQARLTNCPTSPRKMREVADLVRGMNVEQALNILKISTREPSDRIHKLLLSAIANWQSKNEGVRIEDSNLFVKEIFVDGGRSLKRIRTAPQGRAHRIRKRSNHVTLIVDSYVVKSVEPVAEVAIKEESKK; this is encoded by the coding sequence ATGGGAGAAAGAAAACGCATCAGCGCAGAAAAACGGAAAGAGATCAATAAGACCACTTACCAGGCGCGCCTGACCAATTGCCCCACCTCACCGAGGAAAATGCGGGAAGTGGCCGATTTAGTCAGGGGAATGAATGTAGAACAGGCACTGAACATTCTCAAAATATCAACCAGAGAGCCTTCAGACCGCATTCATAAACTACTGCTTTCGGCAATAGCCAACTGGCAGAGCAAAAACGAAGGCGTAAGAATTGAAGACAGCAACCTGTTCGTGAAAGAAATCTTTGTTGATGGCGGCCGTTCACTTAAAAGGATACGCACAGCTCCTCAGGGTCGTGCTCACCGCATCCGCAAACGTTCAAACCATGTAACGCTCATCGTTGACTCATACGTAGTAAAATCCGTTGAGCCGGTAGCCGAAGTTGCAATCAAAGAAGAATCAAAGAAATAA
- the rpsG gene encoding 30S ribosomal protein S7 produces the protein MRKSKPKKRIIIPDPKFSDTMVSKFVNNIMLRGKKNVAYDIFYDAIETVSQKTGENGLDVWKKALANVTPAVEVRSRRIGGATFQIPSEIRPGRKQSIGMKNLIKFSRKRHEKSMSQKLASEILAAYKEEGSAFKRKEDTHRMAEANKAFSHFKF, from the coding sequence ATGAGGAAGTCCAAACCAAAGAAAAGAATAATCATCCCGGATCCGAAGTTCAGTGATACCATGGTTTCAAAGTTCGTGAATAACATCATGCTCAGAGGCAAGAAAAATGTTGCTTATGACATATTTTACGATGCAATCGAAACCGTATCTCAAAAAACAGGTGAGAACGGACTTGATGTTTGGAAAAAAGCTTTGGCTAACGTTACCCCTGCAGTAGAAGTACGCAGCCGCAGGATTGGTGGTGCCACGTTCCAGATCCCTTCGGAGATCAGACCGGGCAGGAAACAATCCATTGGAATGAAAAACCTCATCAAGTTTTCACGCAAACGTCACGAAAAATCAATGAGCCAGAAGTTGGCTTCAGAAATATTGGCAGCTTACAAAGAAGAAGGTTCGGCTTTTAAAAGAAAAGAAGACACGCACCGTATGGCAGAGGCTAATAAGGCCTTCTCCCACTTTAAATTCTAA
- the rpsC gene encoding 30S ribosomal protein S3: MGQKTNPIGLRLGIIKGWDSNWFGGKKFENKLIEDNQIRKYLNARLSKAGIAKIIIERTLKLITVTINTARPGIIIGKGGQEVDKLKEELKKITSKEIQINISEIKRPELDALLVAMAVAKQIEGRIAYRRAIKTSIASTMRMGAEGIKIQASGRIGGAEMARCEHYKDGRIPLHTLRADIDYALAEAKTTYGLIGVKVWICKGLVYGKTELVPSSVGIKVKQEGGNNNAPKDNGRPRRRRK, encoded by the coding sequence ATGGGACAGAAAACAAATCCAATAGGCCTGAGATTAGGAATTATCAAAGGATGGGATTCTAACTGGTTCGGCGGTAAAAAGTTCGAAAACAAACTGATTGAAGATAACCAGATCAGGAAATATCTGAATGCACGTCTGTCAAAAGCCGGCATCGCAAAGATAATCATCGAACGTACGCTTAAACTGATTACCGTAACCATAAATACTGCCCGCCCGGGTATCATAATTGGTAAAGGCGGCCAGGAAGTTGACAAGCTGAAAGAAGAATTGAAAAAAATCACCAGCAAGGAGATTCAGATCAATATTTCAGAAATCAAACGTCCTGAACTCGACGCATTACTGGTTGCAATGGCCGTAGCAAAACAGATTGAAGGCAGAATTGCATACCGCAGGGCTATTAAAACATCCATCGCATCTACCATGAGAATGGGTGCCGAAGGAATCAAAATACAGGCATCCGGTCGTATTGGTGGCGCCGAAATGGCACGCTGCGAGCACTACAAAGATGGCCGTATTCCTTTGCACACACTGCGTGCTGACATTGATTACGCTCTGGCAGAGGCAAAGACCACTTACGGACTCATTGGTGTTAAAGTTTGGATTTGTAAAGGGCTTGTTTACGGAAAAACCGAATTGGTACCCTCATCTGTTGGCATAAAAGTGAAACAGGAAGGTGGCAACAACAATGCTCCCAAAGACAACGGACGTCCCAGAAGGAGAAGAAAATAA
- the fusA gene encoding elongation factor G, with product MSEKLQHTRNIGIMAHIDAGKTTTTERILYYTGINHKMGEVHEGNTTMDWMQQEQERGITITSAATTVYWSHFEQQYQVNIIDTPGHVDFTVEVERSLRVLDGTIALFCAVGGVEPQSETVWRQADKYHVPRICFVNKMDRQGADFFRVVADIEKKLVAKAIPLQLPIGEEDTFKGIVDLVTNKAYEWDNDTLGASFFEVPIPEEMKEMVSEYRTKLIEGAAEESESMLEKFLVDADSITESEIIAAVRKATIEMRITPVLCGSSFKNKGVQHLLDAVVNYLPSPDDVPAVTGLNPYTEKSEERIADATAPFAALAFKITTDPFVGKVAFIRVYSGTLNSGSYILNANTGRKERISRIMRMHANKQTAIELIEAGDIAAIVGFKEIRTGDTLCAEKSPIVLESMSFPEPVINVAVEPKTSADIEKLSITLNKMAEEDPTFKVRINEETGQTIISGMGELHLEIILDRLRREYNVECNSGAPQVAYKEAIKSTVRHRETYKKQTGGKGKFAEIEFEISPADEGFKGLQFIDETKGGVIPREYIAAVRNGFTAAMQNGVLAGFSFESVKIRLIDGAFHQVDSDSLSFEICARIAFKESCRKAKCILLEPIMKLEVVTPEEYLGDVTGDLNKRRAHLEGVEARIGIQVVKAKAPLANMFGYITALRSVSQGRATSSMEFSNYQETSKEVTDEIIYKIKGYHTTNHQ from the coding sequence ATGTCAGAGAAACTGCAACACACACGAAATATTGGCATTATGGCTCATATAGATGCGGGTAAAACCACAACTACTGAGCGCATACTGTACTATACTGGCATAAACCATAAAATGGGTGAAGTCCACGAGGGTAATACCACTATGGACTGGATGCAGCAAGAGCAGGAACGCGGCATCACCATCACTTCAGCAGCAACTACCGTTTACTGGAGTCATTTCGAACAACAATATCAGGTTAATATCATCGACACCCCCGGGCATGTCGATTTCACTGTTGAAGTGGAACGCAGCCTCAGAGTACTCGATGGTACCATTGCACTTTTCTGCGCCGTTGGTGGTGTAGAACCCCAGTCGGAAACTGTATGGAGACAGGCCGACAAATATCACGTTCCCCGTATTTGTTTCGTTAATAAGATGGATCGCCAGGGCGCCGATTTTTTCCGCGTAGTGGCTGATATCGAAAAGAAACTCGTTGCCAAAGCAATTCCCCTTCAGTTACCCATCGGTGAAGAAGATACGTTCAAAGGTATTGTTGACCTGGTAACAAATAAAGCTTACGAGTGGGATAACGATACCCTCGGAGCCAGTTTCTTTGAAGTACCTATTCCGGAAGAAATGAAGGAAATGGTGAGCGAATACAGAACAAAGCTTATTGAAGGCGCTGCCGAAGAAAGCGAAAGCATGCTTGAGAAATTTTTGGTAGATGCCGATTCCATTACTGAAAGCGAAATTATTGCTGCAGTCAGAAAAGCTACCATTGAAATGAGAATCACACCGGTGTTGTGCGGTTCGTCATTTAAAAATAAAGGCGTTCAGCATCTGTTGGATGCCGTGGTAAATTATCTTCCCAGCCCGGACGATGTTCCCGCTGTTACAGGTCTTAATCCCTATACCGAAAAATCAGAAGAAAGAATTGCCGACGCTACTGCACCATTTGCAGCCCTGGCATTCAAAATAACCACCGACCCATTTGTCGGTAAAGTCGCATTTATCCGCGTTTATTCAGGAACACTCAATTCCGGCAGTTATATTCTCAATGCAAATACCGGCCGCAAGGAACGCATCAGCCGTATTATGAGAATGCATGCCAACAAGCAAACCGCTATTGAGCTGATTGAAGCCGGAGATATTGCAGCCATCGTTGGATTCAAAGAAATCAGAACCGGCGATACCCTCTGTGCCGAGAAAAGCCCCATCGTTCTTGAATCCATGAGTTTCCCCGAGCCGGTTATCAATGTGGCCGTAGAACCTAAAACTTCTGCCGATATTGAAAAACTCTCCATCACACTTAACAAAATGGCCGAAGAAGATCCTACGTTTAAAGTAAGGATTAACGAAGAAACCGGACAGACCATCATCAGCGGCATGGGCGAACTCCATCTGGAGATCATACTCGACCGCCTCAGAAGAGAATACAACGTAGAATGCAACAGCGGTGCACCGCAGGTAGCGTATAAAGAAGCTATCAAATCAACGGTTCGTCATCGCGAAACTTATAAAAAACAAACAGGCGGCAAAGGCAAATTTGCTGAAATCGAATTTGAAATTTCACCCGCCGACGAAGGTTTTAAAGGATTACAGTTCATTGATGAAACAAAAGGCGGTGTTATTCCCCGTGAATACATTGCTGCTGTCAGGAACGGCTTTACAGCCGCTATGCAGAATGGTGTACTTGCCGGGTTCAGCTTCGAGAGTGTGAAGATTCGTCTTATCGACGGCGCTTTCCATCAGGTTGATTCCGATTCACTGTCATTTGAGATTTGCGCACGCATTGCATTCAAAGAATCGTGCCGCAAAGCGAAATGCATTTTACTGGAGCCCATCATGAAACTTGAAGTGGTTACTCCTGAAGAATATTTAGGTGATGTAACCGGCGACCTGAATAAAAGAAGGGCACATCTGGAAGGTGTTGAAGCCCGTATCGGAATACAGGTTGTTAAAGCAAAAGCACCGCTCGCCAACATGTTCGGATATATTACCGCACTGAGGTCAGTTTCACAGGGACGTGCCACCTCATCCATGGAGTTTTCGAATTATCAGGAAACATCCAAGGAAGTTACAGACGAGATTATTTACAAGATCAAAGGATATCATACCACAAATCATCAGTAA
- the rplW gene encoding 50S ribosomal protein L23, which produces MSVIIKPVITEKMTAQADKLNRYGFMVEVSANKLQIKKDIESFYEVKVDAVNTMRYQGKKKNRYTKGGYISGRKPATKKAVVTLAKGETIDFYSNI; this is translated from the coding sequence ATGAGCGTAATCATCAAGCCGGTCATAACAGAAAAAATGACAGCCCAGGCAGATAAACTGAACCGCTATGGTTTTATGGTGGAAGTCAGTGCCAATAAGCTTCAGATAAAAAAAGACATTGAATCTTTTTACGAAGTTAAGGTTGACGCGGTCAACACCATGAGATACCAGGGGAAGAAGAAGAACCGCTATACAAAAGGCGGATATATTTCCGGCAGAAAGCCCGCGACCAAAAAGGCAGTCGTAACATTAGCAAAAGGTGAAACAATTGATTTTTATAGCAATATCTAA